ACCGAGTCGAACACCGGCCGGAGCTCCGCGTACACCGCGCTCGCCGCGGGGTCGGGGCGTCGCACCTCGGCGACCTCGACCCCGTCGCCGGCGGCATCGAGGCCGCCGATCCGGCCCAGCGCCATCAGCCCCAGCAGTGCCGCGCCGCGGCTCGACCCCTCCGTGCCGGCGGGGAACTCCACCTCGACGCCGAGCGCGTCGGTGAGCATCTGCCGCCACAGCGGGCTGCGCGCGAACCCCCCGGTGGCACGCACCCGGCGCACCTCGGCGCCGGCGGCGTGGACGCTGTCGAGCACCACCGCCATCTGCAGGCACACCCCCTCGAGCGCGGCCCGCACCATGTGCTCGCGGCGGTGGGCGTGGGTGAGCCCGAGGTAGGCGCCGCGCGCCCAGGCGTCCCAGTGGGGGGCGCGCTCGCCGTAGAGGTGGGGGAGCATGAGCAGGCCGCCGCTGCCCGCCGGGGCCTGGGCGGCGAGCGCGAGCAGGGCGTTCTCGGCGTGCTCGCCGAGGTCGGGCGCGAGCGCCTCGGCGAGCCAGCCCAGCACCACCCCGCCGTTGTTGATGGCGCCGCCCGAGACCCAGCGCTCGCCGGTCAGCACGTAGCAGAAGAGGCGCCCGGCCTCGTCGATGTGCGGCTGCTCGACCGCGACCCGCACCGCCCCGCTGGTGCCGATCGAGCAGGCGGCCAACCCCGGGCGCACCGCACCCACCCCGAGGTTGGCGAGCGGACCGTCGCCGGCGCCCACCACCACCGGCGTGCCGGGGTCCAGCCCGATCGCCGCGGCGAAGCGGGGGCGCAGCCCGGCGAGCACGGTGGTGGTCGGCACCGGCAGGGGCAGCCGCGCGGCGTCGATCCCCGCCAGCGCCAGCGCCTGGGGATCCCAGTCGAGGGTCTCGAGCCCGAACATGCCCATCCCCGACGCGATCGAGTGGTCGACCACCCGCTCGCCGGTGACCTGCTCGACGACGTGCTCCTTGATCCCCATCCAGCAGCGGGCGGCCTCGAACACGTCGGGGGCGTGCTCGCGGAACCAGAGCAGCTTGACCAGCGGTGACATCGGGTGGACGGGGGTGCCGGTGCGGCGGTGCAGGGCCCGGCCCCGAGGGGTGGCGCGGAGCCGCTCCGCCTCCTCGGCGGCGCGCTCGTCGGCCCAGGTGACCGAGGGGGTGAGCGGCCGTCCGGCGGCGTCGACGGCGAGCAGGCTGTGCATCGCCGAGCTGAGGCAGACGCCGGCGACCGGCGCGCCCCGCTCGCGGAGCGCCGCCACCACCTCCGCGAGGCTGCGGGTGACCGCCTCGACGATCGCCGTGGGCGCCTGCACCGCCTCGCCGGGGTTCGGCTCCTCGAGCGGGTAGCCCGCGGAGGCGACCGCGTGCACCGTCCCCCCGGGGTCGACGGCGGTGACCTTGGTGGCGGTGGTGCCGATGTCGACGCCGAGGACGACCTCGTCCGCGCCGCGCTCCGGGGGCACCCGGTCAGACCACGGTGTTGAGGGCGAGCACGCAGACCAGGCCCACCACCGAGATCAGCGTCTCCATCGCCGACCAGGTCGTGAACGTGTCGCGGACACTCATGCCGAAGTACTGGTTGATGAGCCAGAAGCCGGCGTCGTTCACGTGCGAGAGGAAGAGCGACCCGGTGCCGATCGCGAGCGCCACCAGGGCCCGGTTGGCGGTGGGGCTGGCGGCGACCACGGGGGAGATGATCCCCGCCGCGGTCACCGTCGCCACCGTCGCCGAGCCGGTGGCGAGGCGGATGAGCACCGCCACCAGCCACGCGAGCAGCAGCAGCGAGAGGCTGGTGTGCTGGGCCGCGGTGGCGAGCGCCCCGCCGATGCCGCTGTCGATGAGCACCTGCTTGAAGCCGCCGCCGGCGCCGATGATCAGCAGGATCGACGCCGCCGGGGCGAGGCTGTCGCCGAGCAGAGTGCGGAGCGTGCGGCGCTCGACCCCGCGGGCGACGCCGAAGGTGTACAGGGCGACGAGCACGGCGATGAGCAGCGCGACGATCGGCTCGCCGACGAAGTCGCACCACCGCCGGGTGGGGTCCCTGGCGCCGAGGCGGAGGTCGGCGACGGTGCGCAGCAGCATCAGCGCCACCGGGAGCAGGATCGTGAACAGCGTGACCGCGAACCCGGGCGGATTCTCGACCCGGGTCTCGCGGGTCACCTGCTCGACCAGCAGCTTCGGCGGCCGCGCCACCGCCCAGCGTGAGGCCAGCAGGGCGAAGAGGGGTCCGGAGATCAGCACCGTGGGGAGGGCGACGATCAGCCCGTAGAGCAGGGTGGTGCCCAGGCTCGCCCTGAGCGCGGCGATGGCGATGAGCGGGCCCGGGTGCGGGGGCACCAGGCCGTGGAGCACCGACAGCCCGGCGAGCGCGGGGAGGCCGACGAGGAGGTACGTGTCGCGGCCGCCGGGATCGGGGCCCGCCGCCTCGAGGCGCCGCGCCACCGTGAAGATCACCGGGATGAGCAGCACCACGCCGATCTCGAAGAAGAGCGGGATGCCGATGATCATCGCGATCAGCGCCATCGTCCAGGGCGCCAGCCGCCGGCCGCTGCGGTCGACCAGAACCTCGGCGATGCGGTCGGCCCCGCCGCTGTCGGCGAGCAGCCTGCCGAGCATGGTCCCCAGCGCCAGCACCACCCCGACGTTGCCGAGCACCGCGCCGACGCCGCTCTCGAAGGAGGCCGCGACCGCATTCGGCGCCTCGCCCGCGGCCAGGCCCATCAGCAGCGAGCCGATCATCAGCGCGGGGAAGGCGTGGAGGCCGGCGCGCACCACCAGCAGCACCACCAGTGCCACCGCCGCCGCGGCGCAGAGGACGAGCCGGGTGTCGTGCGCCGTCCAGGCGGCCGCCGCCGCCACCAGGGTCATGCTCTGGCCTCCTCACCCCGGGCCATCACCCTCAGTCTGACCCAGCCGCTCCCCGGAGCGCACGGAGCGGACCGGTCACAGAGCTTAAGCACCTCTTGAACACGTGGTCGTCGCCGCCCCCCGGATCGCGTGCTCTACTGGGGCGGTGCTGTGGACGGCGTCCGGCGCGCGAGCGAGCGTACCGGCGCTGCCGACCCCGGCCCTGCTCCGCCGCGCCGCCCGCTCGCCACTGCTGCGGGTCGCGGGCACGGTCGCCGGCATCGTGCTCCTCGCCCGGTGCGTCGACCTGCGCAGCGCCGCGATCACCCTCCGCGGCGCCGACCGCGGATGGCTCGCCGCCGGGGTGGCGCTCGCCGCCGCCGCCTTCCTCACCGCCATCCTCGAGTGGGGCGTCTGGCTGCGCGCCGCGAGCCGGCGGGTCACCTGGGGCATGGTGTCGTCCTGGCAGGCGCAGTCGGTCTTCCTCAGCTCGCTGCTGCCCACCGGCGCCGGCGGCGACGCCCTGCGCGCCGTGGAGGCGGTGCGCGCGACCGGCTGCGGCCGTGGCATCGCGTCGCTGGTCGGCAGCCGGCTGGCGGGGGCGACGGGCATGGCCGCCTGGGGCGTGGCCGGCGCCCTGGCGCTGTCCGGCGGCGGCGTCGGAGTGGCCGCGCTGGTCGCCGCCGTGGCCTGGGCGGGGCTGCTCGCCGCCGCCTGGTCGGCCGCCCTCTGCGCGGCGCCGGCGATCCGGCGGCTGGGCGGGCACCGGCGCCGCGCGGTGCGCCGCGCCGCCGGGCTGCTGCACCCGCTCACCGAGGCGCTGGCCTGGTACCGCGGCCGCCGCGGGGTGGTCGGCGCCTCGGTCGCCGCGGGTGCGGTGGGCTGGGGCCTGCACCTGCTCAGCCTCGCCGCCCTGGGCCGCGCCGTCGGCATCGACGTCTCGCCGGCGGTGTTCGCGCTGCTGGTCCCGGTGGCGCTGCTGGCGACCCTCCTGCCCGTCACCGTCAACGGCATGGGGGTGCGCGAGGGGGTGCTGGTGGCGCTGCTCGCCCGCTACGGTGTCGACGCCCACCGCGCCGCGGTGCTCGCCGTGCTCGCCGACCTCCAGGCCCTTCCCGTCGCCCTGCTCGGTGCCGCGCTCTGGTTCGCCCGCCGTTCCTGACTCGAGTTCACGGCTCCCAAACGGCCGGGAGACCGCTGCTATCCTTCGGGTCTCGCATGATCCGTCAGGCCGGCAGGTTGGGGATACGAGGTGGCGCGATGAACACGGCGATCGAGGAGCGGATCCGGAGCCGCGCATACGAGCTCTGGGAGGCGGAGGGCCGGCCCGAGGGTCGCGAGGTCGACCACTGGCTGCGGGCCGCGCAGGAGGTGTCCGGCGAGGTCAACGGCGAGGCGTCCGCGGGGGGCGCGCCGGTCGCACGGCGCCCGCGCACCCGCACCGCGAGCGGCTCGACGAGCACGGCGACGCGCACGCCCGCCGCCACCGCCACCCGCAGCCGCGCGTCGAAGGGGACGGCACCGGTCTCCTGACGTTGACGCCGGCGTCGCCCCTCGCCCCGATGCGGCGCCCGGGGGGCATCAGCCCCGGGTCAGGCTGCGCCGGAGGCTCACCCCGGTGATCACCACCACCACCAGCGGCAGCAGCCACCACGCGGTGAGATGGGCCCGGAGGAGCAGCCAGGTGCCGACGAACCCGGCCGCCACCGCCGCCGCCACCGTCCAGTCGTCGCCGATCACGAAGCCGTACCAGAAGCGGACGAAGCCGCGGAGCGCGCCGATCACGAGCGTCGCATCGCCGGCAGCTGCGCCTGCTCGTGCTCCCGCGCCGCCGACCGTGCGAGCCGGCGCAGCGCGAGCGTGTACGCCGCCGCCATCGTCGAGTAGAGCAGCAGCAGCCAGAGGATGGCGGCGTCGCTGCCCGGCCACTCCACCCCCAGGCCCTCGGCGCCCCAGAAGGTGCCGAAGCTGGTGAGCAGCAGCCCGACCGCGAGCTGGAGCACGCTGCGGGGGATCCGCCGGACCCAGGCCTGCGAGGCGGCGGCGACGGCGCCGACCAGGACCACCGCGGAGACCGCACCGGCGATCGCGGGGGTGAAGTCGTTGGCGGTGGCGCCGAAGGTGACGGCGATGAAGGCCACCTCCAGCCCCTCGAGGAGCACGCCCTTGAAGGAGAGGACGAAGGCGGTCCAGTCGAGCTGCCCGGGCACCGGCGGCGGCTCGTCCTCGAGGTGCACGCCCCCGGCGTAGCCGGCGAGGCCGTTGGCGCTGACCCGCCGGATCCCCTTGCGCAGCCACTGCAGGCCGAACACCAGGAGGAGGCCGCCGACCACCAGGCGGAGCGAGGAGATCGGTACCACGGTGAGGGCGCGGCCGAGCGCCGCGACCACCACGGCCAGCACCGCGG
This Candidatus Dormiibacterota bacterium DNA region includes the following protein-coding sequences:
- a CDS encoding gluconate:H+ symporter — protein: MTLVAAAAAWTAHDTRLVLCAAAAVALVVLLVVRAGLHAFPALMIGSLLMGLAAGEAPNAVAASFESGVGAVLGNVGVVLALGTMLGRLLADSGGADRIAEVLVDRSGRRLAPWTMALIAMIIGIPLFFEIGVVLLIPVIFTVARRLEAAGPDPGGRDTYLLVGLPALAGLSVLHGLVPPHPGPLIAIAALRASLGTTLLYGLIVALPTVLISGPLFALLASRWAVARPPKLLVEQVTRETRVENPPGFAVTLFTILLPVALMLLRTVADLRLGARDPTRRWCDFVGEPIVALLIAVLVALYTFGVARGVERRTLRTLLGDSLAPAASILLIIGAGGGFKQVLIDSGIGGALATAAQHTSLSLLLLAWLVAVLIRLATGSATVATVTAAGIISPVVAASPTANRALVALAIGTGSLFLSHVNDAGFWLINQYFGMSVRDTFTTWSAMETLISVVGLVCVLALNTVV
- a CDS encoding DUF2934 domain-containing protein, which produces MNTAIEERIRSRAYELWEAEGRPEGREVDHWLRAAQEVSGEVNGEASAGGAPVARRPRTRTASGSTSTATRTPAATATRSRASKGTAPVS
- a CDS encoding gluconokinase; the protein is MPPERGADEVVLGVDIGTTATKVTAVDPGGTVHAVASAGYPLEEPNPGEAVQAPTAIVEAVTRSLAEVVAALRERGAPVAGVCLSSAMHSLLAVDAAGRPLTPSVTWADERAAEEAERLRATPRGRALHRRTGTPVHPMSPLVKLLWFREHAPDVFEAARCWMGIKEHVVEQVTGERVVDHSIASGMGMFGLETLDWDPQALALAGIDAARLPLPVPTTTVLAGLRPRFAAAIGLDPGTPVVVGAGDGPLANLGVGAVRPGLAACSIGTSGAVRVAVEQPHIDEAGRLFCYVLTGERWVSGGAINNGGVVLGWLAEALAPDLGEHAENALLALAAQAPAGSGGLLMLPHLYGERAPHWDAWARGAYLGLTHAHRREHMVRAALEGVCLQMAVVLDSVHAAGAEVRRVRATGGFARSPLWRQMLTDALGVEVEFPAGTEGSSRGAALLGLMALGRIGGLDAAGDGVEVAEVRRPDPAASAVYAELRPVFDSV
- a CDS encoding lysylphosphatidylglycerol synthase transmembrane domain-containing protein, whose translation is MVVAAPRIACSTGAVLWTASGARASVPALPTPALLRRAARSPLLRVAGTVAGIVLLARCVDLRSAAITLRGADRGWLAAGVALAAAAFLTAILEWGVWLRAASRRVTWGMVSSWQAQSVFLSSLLPTGAGGDALRAVEAVRATGCGRGIASLVGSRLAGATGMAAWGVAGALALSGGGVGVAALVAAVAWAGLLAAAWSAALCAAPAIRRLGGHRRRAVRRAAGLLHPLTEALAWYRGRRGVVGASVAAGAVGWGLHLLSLAALGRAVGIDVSPAVFALLVPVALLATLLPVTVNGMGVREGVLVALLARYGVDAHRAAVLAVLADLQALPVALLGAALWFARRS